A genome region from Lutra lutra chromosome 11, mLutLut1.2, whole genome shotgun sequence includes the following:
- the EVX1 gene encoding homeobox even-skipped homolog protein 1 isoform X2, translating to MKKSSPNSGSEAPKSNSSGSSQGTLACSASDQMRRYRTAFTREQIARLEKEFYRENYVSRPRRCELAAALNLPETTIKVWFQNRRMKDKRQRLAMTWPHPADPAFYTYMMSHAAAAGGLPYPFPSHLPLPYYSPVGLGAASAASAAASPFSGPLRPLDTFRVLSQPYPRPELLCAFRHPPLYPGPAHGLGTAAGGPCSCLACHSGPANGLAPRAAATSDFTCASTSRSDSFLTFAPSVLSKASSVALDQREEVPLTR from the exons ATGAAGAAATCGAG TCCCAACAGCGGCAGCGAGGCCCCCAAGAGCAACAGCAGCGGCAGCTCACAGGGCACCCTGGCCTGCAGCGCCAGTGACCAGATGCGACGCTACCGCACCGCCTTCACCCGGGAGCAGATTGCCCGGCTGGAGAAGGAGTTCTACAGGGAGAACTATGTGTCCAGGCCGCGGAGATGCGAGCTGGCCGCTGCCCTAAACCTGCCGGAAACCACCATCAAG GTGTGGTTCCAGAACCGGCGCATGAAGGACAAACGGCAGCGGCTGGCCATGACGTGGCCGCACCCGGCCGACCCCGCCTTCTACACGTACATGATGAGCCACGCGGCGGCCGCGGGCGGCCTGCCCTACCCCTTCCCGTCGCACCTGCCCCTGCCCTACTACTCGCCGGTGGGCTTGGGCGCCGCGTCCGCCGCATCCGCCGCCGCCTCGCCCTTCAGCGGCCCGCTGCGCCCGCTCGATACCTTCCGCGTGCTCTCGCAGCCCTACCCGCGGCCCGAACTGCTGTGCGCCTTCCGCCACCCGCCGCTCTACCCCGGCCCGGCTCACGGACTGGGCACGGCGGCCGGCGGCCCCTGCTCCTGCCTCGCCTGCCACAGCGGCCCGGCCAACGGGCTGgcgccccgcgccgccgccaCCTCGGACTTCACCTGTGCCTCCACCTCCCGCTCGGACTCCTTCCTCACCTTCGCGCCCTCGGTGCTCAGCAAGGCCTCCTCCGTCGCGCTGGACCAGAGGGAGGAGGTGCCCCTCACCAGATAA
- the EVX1 gene encoding homeobox even-skipped homolog protein 1 isoform X1, whose amino-acid sequence MESRKDMVMFLDAGQLGTLVGKRVSNLSEAVGSPLPEPPEKMVTRGCLSPRAGPPAARERGGGGLEEEAADGLASSAAGPGAEPRAAGAAVLGPGPPAPSADSLSGQGQPSSSDTESDFYEEIEVSCTPDCATGNAEYQHSKGPSSETLASSPNSGSEAPKSNSSGSSQGTLACSASDQMRRYRTAFTREQIARLEKEFYRENYVSRPRRCELAAALNLPETTIKVWFQNRRMKDKRQRLAMTWPHPADPAFYTYMMSHAAAAGGLPYPFPSHLPLPYYSPVGLGAASAASAAASPFSGPLRPLDTFRVLSQPYPRPELLCAFRHPPLYPGPAHGLGTAAGGPCSCLACHSGPANGLAPRAAATSDFTCASTSRSDSFLTFAPSVLSKASSVALDQREEVPLTR is encoded by the exons ATGGAGAGCCGAAAGGACATGGTTATGTTTCTGGACGCGGGTCAGCTTGGTACTCTGGTTGGCAAGAGGGTCTCCAATTTGTCCGAAGCCGTGGGCAGTCCGCTGCCTGAGCCGCCAGAGAAGATGGTGACCCGTGGTTGCCTGAGCCCGCGGGCCGGCCCTCCGGCCGCCCGGGAGCGCGGCGGGGGAGGCCTAGAGGAGGAGGCGGCCGACGGACTAGCAAGCAGCGCCGCGGGGCCGGGCGCCGAGCCGCGGGCAGCCGGGGCTGCGGTGCTCGGTCCCGGACCTCCGGCCCCTTCCGCCGACAGCCTCTCGGGTCAGGGGCAACCTAGCAGCTCGGACACCGAGTCGGATTTCTATGAAGAAATCGAGGTGAGCTGCACCCCGGACTGCGCCACGGGGAACGCCGAGTACCAGCACAGCAAAG GGCCCAGCTCAGAGACACTGGCCAGCAGTCCCAACAGCGGCAGCGAGGCCCCCAAGAGCAACAGCAGCGGCAGCTCACAGGGCACCCTGGCCTGCAGCGCCAGTGACCAGATGCGACGCTACCGCACCGCCTTCACCCGGGAGCAGATTGCCCGGCTGGAGAAGGAGTTCTACAGGGAGAACTATGTGTCCAGGCCGCGGAGATGCGAGCTGGCCGCTGCCCTAAACCTGCCGGAAACCACCATCAAG GTGTGGTTCCAGAACCGGCGCATGAAGGACAAACGGCAGCGGCTGGCCATGACGTGGCCGCACCCGGCCGACCCCGCCTTCTACACGTACATGATGAGCCACGCGGCGGCCGCGGGCGGCCTGCCCTACCCCTTCCCGTCGCACCTGCCCCTGCCCTACTACTCGCCGGTGGGCTTGGGCGCCGCGTCCGCCGCATCCGCCGCCGCCTCGCCCTTCAGCGGCCCGCTGCGCCCGCTCGATACCTTCCGCGTGCTCTCGCAGCCCTACCCGCGGCCCGAACTGCTGTGCGCCTTCCGCCACCCGCCGCTCTACCCCGGCCCGGCTCACGGACTGGGCACGGCGGCCGGCGGCCCCTGCTCCTGCCTCGCCTGCCACAGCGGCCCGGCCAACGGGCTGgcgccccgcgccgccgccaCCTCGGACTTCACCTGTGCCTCCACCTCCCGCTCGGACTCCTTCCTCACCTTCGCGCCCTCGGTGCTCAGCAAGGCCTCCTCCGTCGCGCTGGACCAGAGGGAGGAGGTGCCCCTCACCAGATAA